The Montipora foliosa isolate CH-2021 chromosome 1, ASM3666993v2, whole genome shotgun sequence genome has a window encoding:
- the LOC137979757 gene encoding guanylate-binding protein 4-like: MIYNSTGVPTRHDLDGLDFIVKLSERIKLRSSNEGKPSMGARRKDTEFFHKTFPFFVWLLRDVTQSIPPDCKDIKEYFLTRVFKDQRQSVGDKAQKVAESILRFFPGFQAFSLPPPSDDDKLLRNMNSNKSRLNPRFLSGLKQFKQLLRSVLIPKYSPNDGEIVTGEGLAALVQLYVDAINTPGVIPNVQTAWETFVMTKCSEACEASLKLYDATMNAELSGKLPCDSDFIRVKHELALQKGVALLEKETFGISATTTEKYRKKLTGSFDEKLGWWQLENGKLTRAACDCLLKKLKKEHLDPVLARLGTEGAKMSFDDIQQGYKRIEQDFKASAKGAKDVCAEVFYEFHPLLMEEMKQYFGVLQQLKDFDEKKSLEMTARAYQEQEMKKLEEQHARLEQENRERQKDMEKQQSKFEEERKRLQEQRAEDAKVQQEQMENMIKASMQRAEQDRKEFIRQNQGLNARLEEMERLNQESQMEIARLNQQIHQNMSQQQEARKPGFFDKVLQMVTGVSSLIAAGAGLAAAVPKCNVM; encoded by the exons ATGATTTACAATTCCACTGGCGTACCAACGAGACACGATCTTGATGGCTTAGA ttttattgtgAAATTGTCGGAGCGCATTAAACTTCGCTCAAGCAACGAAGGAAAGCCGAGCATGGGGGCTCGCCGAAAAGACACTGAGTTCTTCCATAAAACCTTTCCGTTCTTCGTGTGGCTTCTCAGAGACGTGACACAAAGCATCCCGCCAGATTGCAAGGACATCAAAGAGTACTTCTTAACGCGG GTATTTAAAGACCAAAGGCAGTCCGTCGGGGATAAAGCTCAGAAAGTTGCTGAGAGCATACTGCGTTTTTTTCCTGGATTTCAAGCATTTAGCCTGCCTCCGCCAAGCGATGATGACAAATTGCTGAGAAACATGAACAGCAATAAAAGCAGATTGAATCCCCGTTTTCTCAGTGGATTAAAACAATTCAAGCAATTATTGCGTTCAGTATTGATACCAAAATACAGCCCCAATGATGGTGAAATTGTAACAGGTGAAG GCCTTGCTGCCTTGGTCCAACTGTATGTTGACGCTATTAATACTCCTGGAGTAATTCCCAATGTCCAGACCGCCTGGGAAACGTTTGTCATGACAAAGTGTTCGGAAGCGTGTGAAGCATCGCTGAAGCTATATGATGCCACGATGAACGCGGAACTGTCAGGTAAATTGCCATGCGATAGTGACTTCATCCGTGTCAAGCATGAATTGGCTCTTCAGAAGGGAGTAGCTCTTTTGGAAAAGGAAACCTTCGGAATTTCCGCTACCACAACAGAAAAGTACCGGAAAAAACTTACG GGatcttttgatgaaaaattagGGTGGTGGCAGCTTGAAAATGGAAAATTAACCCGTGCAGCCTGCGACTGTCTTCTGAAGAAGTTAAAAAAGGAACACTTGGATCCAGTGCTTGCTCGGCTCGGAACGGAAGGTGCCAAGATGTCATTTGATGATATCCAACAGGGATACAAAAGGATCGAGCAAGACTTCAAAGCCAGCGCCAAAGGAGCCAAAGACGTCTGTGCTGAGGTTTTCTATGAATTTCATCCG CTACTGATGGAAGAGATGAAGCAATATTTCGGAGTTTTGCAGCAACTGAAAGACTTCGACGAGAAAAAGAGTTTGGAAATGACAGCTCGAGCTTATCAAGAGCAAGAAATGAAGAAGCTTGAG GAACAACACGCTCGACTTGAACAAGAAAATCGTGAACGTCAAAAGGAT ATGGAAAAGCAACAAAGCAAATTCGAAGAGGAAAGGAAAAGACTCCAAGAGCAAAGGGCAGAAGATGCTAAGGTTCAGCAAGAACAAATGGAAAATATGATAAAGGCTAGCATGCAGAGAGCTGAACAAGACCGCAAAGAGTTTATAAGACAAAACCAAGGACTGAATGCACGCCTCGAGGAAATGGAGAGGTTAAATCAAGAAAGCCAGATGGAGATTGCCAGGTTGAATCAACAGATTCATCAAAACATGAGCCAACAGCAGGAAGCCAGAAAACCAGGGTTCTTTGATAAAGTGCTCCAGATGGTGACTGGAGTGAGTTCGCTCATTGCAGCGGGCGCAGGATTGGCCGCGGCAGTACCAAAATGTAATGTTATGTAA